The following proteins come from a genomic window of Oncorhynchus mykiss isolate Arlee chromosome 19, USDA_OmykA_1.1, whole genome shotgun sequence:
- the LOC118941486 gene encoding eukaryotic translation initiation factor 3 subunit A-like yields MGDCMYFNNSGAVETLSSGPLSLTKLGPKGTTRTKLGPKRTIRTKLGPKWTIRTKLGPKRTIRTKLGPKRTIRTKLGPKRTIRTKLDPKRTIKTKLGPKRTIRTKLGPKRTIRTKLGSKRTISTKLGPKRTIRTKLDPKWAIGDNKDKAGSKEDNKDKTGSKEDNKDKAGSKEDNKDKTGSKEDNKDKTGSKVSNRGQ; encoded by the coding sequence ACTCTGAGCTCAGGTCCACTGAGTCTCACAAAGCTGGGTCCAAAGGGGACAACAAGGACAAAACTGGGTCCAAAGAGGACAATAAGGACAAAACTGGGTCCAAAGTGGACAATAAGGACAAAACTGGGTCCAAAGAGGACAATAAGGACAAAGCTGGGTCCAAAGAGGACAATAAGGACAAAGCTGGGTCCAAAGAGGACAATAAGGACAAAACTGGATCCAAAGAGGACAATAAAGACAAAACTGGGTCCAAAGAGGACAATAAGGACAAAGCTGGGTCCAAAGCGGACAATAAGGACAAAGCTGGGTTCAAAGAGGACAATAAGTACAAAGCTGGGTCCAAAGAGGACAATAAGGACAAAGCTGGATCCAAAGTGGGCAATAGGGGACAATAAGGACAAAGCTGGGTCCAAAGAGGACAATAAGGACAAAACTGGGTCCAAAGAGGACAATAAGGACAAAGCTGGGTCCAAAGAGGACAATAAGGACAAAACTGGGTCCAAAGAGGACAATAAGGACAAAACTGGATCCAAAGTGAGCAATAGGGGACAATAA